GAGAAGTGGCCCGGCATGTACTACTGGGCCTACCTCGCGATGCGCACCGCCGGTGCCGCCGCCCTGCAGAGGGCCTACGACGACAAGGACTTCACCGGCGACGCCTTTGTCCAGGCCGGTCAGCACCTCCAGGAACTCGTCGACCTCCAGCCCTTCCAGAAGGGCTTCCTCGGCGCCGCCTACTCCACCCCCACCGGCCAGGCCGCGGCCGTCGGCAACGGCAAGGCGGCGATGGAACTCATGGGCCAGTGGGCCCCGGTCGTGCAGGCGGACGCCGGCAAGGGCCTCGGCGACGACCTCGGGTTCTTCCCGTTCCCGGCGGTCGAGGGTGGCAACGGCGAGATCACCGAGGTGTTCGGCGGGGGCGGCGGACATGCCCTGCGCAGCGGAGCCCCGCAGGCCGCCGTCGACTTCCTCAAGTTCTTCGCCTCGGAGGCCACCGACCGGGAACTGGTCGCGAAGACGGGCATCCTCCCGGTCGTGCCGGCGGCCGAGAGCGCCATCAAGGACCCCAACATCAAGGCTGTACAGGCGCAGTTGAAGGCCGCCACCGGCTTCCAGCTCTATCTCGACCAGGCGTACGCGCCGGCCGTGGGCCAGGAGGTCAACGACAGCGTTGCCGCGCTCATCGCCGGGTCCAAGTCTCCCCAGCAGGTCAGCGAGTCGATCACGCAGACCGCGAAGGAAGAGCAGTAGCCGGCGATGACCTCCACGTTCCTGCCGGACAAGCGGACCGGCCCCGACGGCCCCGATGCCGACGTTCCGCCCCCGTCCGCCGGCGCGGCAAGGGGGCGGGCCCGGCGGCGCGCGCTGCACTGGCTCACCGCGGTCGCGTTCCAGGTGCCCGCCCTGGTGCTCTTCCTCGTCCTGGTGCTGCTGCCGATCCTGTTCGCGACGTACGCGGCCTTCTTCCGCTGGGGCGGCTTCGGCATGCCCTCCGACTACATCGGCACC
Above is a window of Streptomyces sp. DT2A-34 DNA encoding:
- a CDS encoding extracellular solute-binding protein; protein product: MGDPGLSRRGFLAASATAGLSMTALSGCGGDADGGSSDGTTTIEWWNISTAEPTRGVWAALAKKFEAQNPKVKIKIVQMENDAFKSKMTALTASGKLPDIFHTWGGGVLKQQVDAGLVEDLTDRTKDFADGLLPVAKKPYILDEKVYGIPFDMGMIGFWYNKALFKDAGITEPPTTWSGFLDAVRELKAKGTTPLALAGKEKWPGMYYWAYLAMRTAGAAALQRAYDDKDFTGDAFVQAGQHLQELVDLQPFQKGFLGAAYSTPTGQAAAVGNGKAAMELMGQWAPVVQADAGKGLGDDLGFFPFPAVEGGNGEITEVFGGGGGHALRSGAPQAAVDFLKFFASEATDRELVAKTGILPVVPAAESAIKDPNIKAVQAQLKAATGFQLYLDQAYAPAVGQEVNDSVAALIAGSKSPQQVSESITQTAKEEQ